GATCGCTCCGGGGCCGGAGAAATCTACGTTTTTTGGGGACGACCGATGTGGCCGGCCGAGATCGACTTGCGTTTCGAGCCTCCGGATCTTCTGCTCTATGGGCCGGATGTGTCGGATGCGGCGGGAGATGGCGTCGCGGTGGGAGATATCGACGATGACGGTCATGCGGATCTCACCGTTGGGGTCGCTCGAGGCGACGGTCGACTTGACAATTCACCAGAAACCGGTGAGGCACGCGTCCATGAGCCTTATCCGGCTTACGCGGCGGACGTCGATCTGGGAGTCGACAGCGACCGCATCATCTGGGGAGCTGATGAGGGCGACTTGTTCCTCTGCGGTATCGCAGGTGTAGAGGATGTTTCCGGGGACGGTATTGATGACTTGGTGTGCAGCGCTACTTCGGCAGACGGGCCGGCCGAGGATGCGACACGCATGGGGGAGATCTACGTCTTCCTTGGTGGATCGAATCTCCCCGCAGATCTCGGCGCCGACAACGGAGACGAGGACTGGATCATCTACGGCAGGCAGGCGGGTGACGAACTGGGCGAGTTGTGGCAGGCGGACATCAACGGCGACGGAATCCACGAGATCGTTGCCAAGACTCTGATCGGCAACAACTATCTCGTCTCGAGTTCCTGGTTGATCAGCCCTGTCGACGTCGATGGTGACGGCATCACGCAGCTTCCCGACAACTGTCCTCTGGTGGCCAACCCTGACCAGGAGGACGCGGATGCGGACGGTCGGGGCGACGCCTGCGCGACGGACTGGGACGGCGATGGTCTCGACGATGCCGACGACTGCGCGGTGGCCGATGCGGACGGCGGCCGTCCTCCAGCGGTCTCGGGGGTGGCATTCGTGGTTGGTTCCCATGAGGAACTGACCTGGACTGCGCAGCCTCTAGCCGAGGAGTACGACGTCTCCCGGGGCGATTTGTCGGGACTCGCTCCCGGTGAGTACGGGACGTGCCGCAACAGCGCCGACGCCGACCGCACGGACACGAGTTTCATCGACAGCGAGATCCCGTCCCCTGCCGACGGTTTCTTCTACCTTTTCCGCGGCGTCGAT
The Acidobacteriota bacterium DNA segment above includes these coding regions:
- a CDS encoding thrombospondin type 3 repeat-containing protein, with product MTFFVVLGYVTAVVAGPGLVVDLADDTDAVRWDGRRVEDFFGENVASCDINGDGVDDWVVSAYEGYGPSNSRFWAGDVYVIFGRRGRWTGPFDAAIDADVTIYGQEDVDRLGHGISCGDVDGDGTGDLLLGADSADGPNNTRSGAGQVHILFGRSSWPAVIDLLTDPGVVVYGELAGGGIASGELASGDIDGDGIDDLIIPAYRAPNRDGDFDRVGRVYVLFGREAWPATIDLANERELTVYGDDQFDGLGGFAGTGDVNDDGTEDLILRASGGDGPGEDRSGAGEIYVFWGRPMWPAEIDLRFEPPDLLLYGPDVSDAAGDGVAVGDIDDDGHADLTVGVARGDGRLDNSPETGEARVHEPYPAYAADVDLGVDSDRIIWGADEGDLFLCGIAGVEDVSGDGIDDLVCSATSADGPAEDATRMGEIYVFLGGSNLPADLGADNGDEDWIIYGRQAGDELGELWQADINGDGIHEIVAKTLIGNNYLVSSSWLISPVDVDGDGITQLPDNCPLVANPDQEDADADGRGDACATDWDGDGLDDADDCAVADADGGRPPAVSGVAFVVGSHEELTWTAQPLAEEYDVSRGDLSGLAPGEYGTCRNSADADRTDTSFIDSEIPSPADGFFYLFRGVDLDCPAVGSWGSDSSGSERENTNPTGCP